From one Burkholderia pyrrocinia genomic stretch:
- a CDS encoding c-type cytochrome: MNAPPFSDWALAFLQLLYRAQIALARVLHAVGLTGDADSQAAWPWAHRIALETLRIDAGLTRQLAFAGAATALAVTLGFVALASRKWRFASSIAALVIAWFAPWPPSSLWLAPAVPTSFQRDPAPFSVSNVIRGAHLYAQHCAACHGADGRGEGPLAGTLTHWPPTFAGSLLARRLDGELFWRVRHGTRDEHGAPTMPGFAATLGPQDTWAVLDYLKALSAGSGARAEGAWPVPVPLPALDVRCGSAVPQPLDRWREGQRVRIVALAPGAVPPPEDARWQTLLVTARGASVPPASGTRANCFASTPDAWLAFATIAGVAPDALGGTQLLADRRGWLRARALPGSAGWSDADLLCRSDAAARPAAAAAAAANGDPLTALLLRVDAEPVRDVQGGLPH, encoded by the coding sequence ATGAATGCACCGCCGTTCTCCGATTGGGCGCTCGCCTTCCTGCAACTGCTGTATCGCGCGCAAATCGCATTGGCGCGCGTGCTGCATGCGGTCGGCCTGACCGGCGACGCCGACAGTCAGGCTGCGTGGCCGTGGGCGCACCGGATCGCGCTCGAAACGCTGCGCATCGACGCGGGACTCACGCGGCAACTCGCATTTGCCGGTGCGGCGACGGCGCTGGCCGTAACGCTCGGCTTCGTCGCGCTCGCTTCGCGAAAGTGGCGTTTCGCATCCTCGATCGCCGCGCTCGTCATCGCATGGTTCGCACCGTGGCCGCCGTCGTCGCTGTGGCTCGCGCCTGCCGTGCCGACGAGTTTCCAGCGCGATCCCGCGCCTTTTTCGGTATCGAACGTGATACGCGGCGCACACCTGTATGCGCAACACTGCGCGGCCTGCCACGGCGCGGACGGCCGCGGCGAAGGGCCGCTCGCGGGCACGCTCACGCACTGGCCGCCGACCTTTGCCGGCTCGCTGCTCGCGCGTCGCCTCGACGGCGAACTGTTCTGGCGTGTGCGCCACGGCACGCGCGACGAACACGGCGCACCGACGATGCCCGGCTTTGCCGCGACGCTCGGCCCGCAGGACACGTGGGCCGTGCTCGACTACCTGAAAGCGCTCTCTGCAGGCAGCGGCGCGCGGGCGGAAGGCGCGTGGCCCGTGCCTGTTCCTCTGCCGGCGCTCGACGTGCGCTGCGGCAGCGCCGTGCCGCAACCGCTCGATCGCTGGCGCGAAGGCCAGCGCGTGCGCATCGTCGCGCTCGCGCCGGGCGCCGTGCCACCGCCGGAAGACGCACGCTGGCAAACCTTGCTCGTCACCGCGCGCGGCGCGTCCGTGCCGCCGGCATCCGGCACGCGTGCGAACTGCTTTGCGTCGACGCCCGATGCATGGCTCGCGTTCGCGACGATTGCCGGCGTCGCGCCCGACGCGCTCGGCGGCACGCAACTGCTCGCCGATCGGCGCGGCTGGCTGCGGGCGCGCGCGTTGCCGGGCAGCGCCGGCTGGTCGGATGCCGACCTGCTGTGCCGTTCCGATGCCGCCGCACGGCCGGCCGCCGCTGCTGCCGCCGCCGCGAACGGCGACCCGCTGACCGCGCTGCTGCTGCGCGTCGACGCGGAACCCGTGCGCGACGTGCAGGGCGGGCTCCCGCACTGA
- a CDS encoding MOSC domain-containing protein — protein MPAISELFVYPIKSCAGIALPRAQLLETGLAYDRHWLITDPDGQMITQRTHPRLALIRTALDSDALVLNAPGMREIRTPLDGDVSPATPKMAATVWRDTVDAIDTGAETAAWLTEYLGVPTKLARFGADARRGCDHNWTGEIDTHTQFADAYPLLVIGQSSLDDLNARLVAKGAPAIPMNRFRPNIVVSDLDAYEEDFVEHLDTDGATPVRLRLVKLCTRCPMPTIDQVTGAPDPEWPHEPTDTMQTYRANPTFDGALTFGINAIVVEGAGAWLEIGQSVEAEIGFGD, from the coding sequence ATGCCAGCCATCAGCGAACTTTTCGTCTACCCGATCAAATCCTGCGCCGGCATCGCGCTGCCGCGCGCGCAACTGCTCGAAACGGGCCTCGCCTACGACCGCCACTGGCTGATCACCGATCCGGACGGACAGATGATCACGCAGCGCACGCACCCGCGCCTCGCGCTGATCCGCACCGCACTCGACAGCGATGCACTCGTGCTGAACGCGCCGGGCATGCGCGAGATCCGCACGCCGCTCGACGGCGATGTATCGCCCGCCACGCCGAAAATGGCCGCGACCGTCTGGCGCGACACGGTCGATGCGATCGACACGGGCGCCGAAACGGCCGCCTGGCTCACCGAATATCTCGGCGTGCCCACCAAGCTCGCGCGCTTCGGGGCCGACGCGCGCCGCGGCTGTGACCACAATTGGACCGGCGAGATCGATACGCACACGCAGTTCGCGGACGCCTATCCGCTGCTCGTGATCGGCCAGTCGTCGCTCGACGACCTGAACGCGCGGCTCGTCGCGAAAGGCGCGCCGGCAATCCCGATGAACCGCTTCCGCCCGAACATCGTCGTGTCGGATCTCGATGCATACGAAGAGGATTTCGTCGAACACCTCGACACCGACGGCGCGACGCCGGTGCGGCTGCGCCTCGTGAAGCTGTGCACGCGCTGCCCGATGCCGACGATCGACCAGGTTACCGGCGCACCCGACCCGGAATGGCCGCACGAACCGACCGACACGATGCAGACCTATCGCGCGAACCCGACCTTCGACGGCGCGCTGACGTTCGGCATCAACGCGATCGTCGTCGAAGGCGCAGGCGCGTGGCTCGAAATCGGGCAGTCGGTCGAAGCGGAGATCGGGTTCGGCGATTAG
- a CDS encoding ABC transporter ATP-binding protein, with the protein MVSAAVLEPSVAASPAASSTITAPRGARIDIRRVSHAFDGPGGPLPVLDDVTLSVAAGEFVALLGPSGCGKSTLLRLVAGLDAARQGTIAQDGVPIEQPDPSRIVVFQDPTLYPWRRVRANVALGLEARGVARAAQHRVDDALERVGLQEFSNVFPHQLSGGMAQRVALARALVNDPRLLILDEPLGKLDSLTRLTMQAELTALWQRDGFSALLVTHDVEEALFLAQRVIVFGPRPARIVAELHVDLPYPRHRGDPRLAELRHDALRHLGLDASW; encoded by the coding sequence ATGGTAAGCGCCGCCGTACTCGAACCGTCCGTTGCCGCTTCGCCCGCCGCTTCGTCCACCATCACGGCGCCGCGCGGCGCGCGCATCGATATCCGCCGCGTGAGCCATGCGTTCGACGGCCCCGGCGGCCCGCTGCCGGTGCTCGACGACGTGACGCTGTCGGTCGCGGCCGGCGAATTCGTCGCGCTGCTCGGCCCGAGCGGCTGCGGGAAATCGACGCTGCTGCGCCTCGTCGCGGGCCTCGACGCCGCGCGGCAAGGCACGATCGCGCAGGATGGCGTGCCGATCGAGCAACCCGATCCGTCGCGCATCGTCGTGTTCCAGGACCCGACGCTGTACCCGTGGCGACGCGTGCGCGCGAACGTCGCGCTCGGCCTCGAAGCGCGCGGCGTGGCGCGGGCCGCGCAGCATCGCGTCGACGATGCGCTCGAACGCGTCGGGCTGCAGGAATTCTCGAACGTGTTCCCGCATCAACTGTCCGGCGGGATGGCGCAGCGCGTCGCACTTGCTCGCGCGCTCGTCAACGATCCGCGCCTGCTGATTCTCGACGAGCCGCTCGGCAAGCTCGATTCGCTGACGCGGCTCACGATGCAGGCCGAGCTGACCGCGCTGTGGCAACGCGACGGGTTTTCCGCGCTGCTCGTCACGCACGATGTCGAGGAGGCGCTGTTCCTCGCACAGCGCGTGATCGTGTTCGGGCCGCGTCCGGCACGGATCGTCGCCGAATTGCACGTCGACCTGCCCTACCCGCGCCATCGCGGCGATCCGCGCCTCGCCGAACTGCGCCACGACGCGCTGCGGCATCTCGGGCTCGATGCGAGCTGGTAG
- a CDS encoding ABC transporter substrate-binding protein → MNPTRRHFLAQASALATIAAAPAALRAQSGARPLLRAGDQKGGLRALLEAAGELNGLAYDIAWTEFPAAAPLAEALNAAAVDCGPIGDAPVIFALASGARIKVIGANRSDPYGTAVLVRPDAALKGAADLKGKRIGTTRGSIGHFVTLKALDAAGLPPDAVSFRFLPPADTMLALATGSIDAWATWEPYTALAETSGRARVLVNGRGLWSGLSYLAATDAAIASKRDVLHDFLRRVVRAQAWSYRHVDAYSAALARIIGIPPAAAKLQFERRNTRWLPLDATVIAEQQRTADFYLKAGLLRQPLDVRTTFDGGFPLA, encoded by the coding sequence ATGAATCCGACCCGACGCCATTTCCTCGCCCAGGCGAGTGCCCTCGCCACGATCGCCGCGGCCCCGGCCGCGCTGCGCGCGCAATCGGGCGCACGGCCGCTGCTGCGCGCCGGCGACCAGAAAGGCGGGCTGCGCGCGCTGCTCGAAGCGGCCGGCGAACTGAACGGCCTCGCATACGACATCGCGTGGACCGAGTTCCCGGCCGCCGCGCCGCTCGCCGAAGCGCTGAACGCGGCCGCCGTCGATTGCGGGCCGATCGGCGATGCGCCGGTGATCTTCGCGCTCGCATCGGGTGCGCGCATCAAGGTAATCGGCGCGAACCGTTCCGATCCGTACGGCACGGCCGTGCTTGTGCGGCCCGACGCAGCGCTGAAAGGCGCGGCCGACCTGAAGGGCAAGCGCATCGGCACCACGCGCGGCTCGATCGGCCATTTCGTCACGTTGAAGGCGCTCGACGCGGCCGGCCTGCCGCCCGATGCCGTGTCGTTCCGCTTCCTGCCGCCGGCCGACACGATGCTCGCGCTCGCGACCGGATCGATCGACGCATGGGCGACGTGGGAGCCCTACACCGCGCTCGCCGAAACGAGCGGCCGCGCGCGCGTGCTCGTCAACGGCCGCGGGCTGTGGTCGGGCCTCAGCTATCTCGCGGCGACCGACGCGGCGATCGCGTCCAAGCGCGACGTGCTGCACGACTTCCTGCGGCGCGTGGTGCGCGCGCAGGCATGGTCGTACCGGCATGTCGACGCGTATTCCGCGGCGCTCGCGCGCATCATCGGCATTCCGCCGGCAGCCGCGAAGCTGCAGTTCGAGCGCCGCAACACGCGCTGGCTGCCGCTCGATGCGACGGTGATCGCCGAACAGCAGCGCACGGCCGACTTCTATCTGAAGGCCGGGCTGCTGCGCCAGCCGCTCGACGTGCGCACGACCTTCGACGGAGGCTTCCCGCTCGCATGA